From the genome of Streptomyces spinoverrucosus:
CCCCCGTCCAGACCGTCGCCGAGCAGGACGCCGAGTACGGCCCGAAACTGCACGACCGCGACCCCGACCTGTGCTGCTTCCTGCGCAAGGTCAAACCGCTTGAGCAGGGGCTGACCAACTACGACGCGTGGGCGACCGGACTGCGCCGCGACGAGTCCCCCACCCGCGCGAACACCCCCGTCGTCGCCTGGGACGACAAGCGCCAGAAGGTCAAGATCTCCCCGATCGCCCGCTGGAGCCAGGACGACGTCGACGCCTACGTCACCGAACACGGCGTGCTGACCAACCCGCTGCTGATGGACGGCTACACCTCCGTCGGCTGCGCCCCCTGCACCCGCCGCGTCCTCGCCGGCGAGGACGCCCGCGCCGGCCGCTGGGCCGGACGCGCCAAGACCGAGTGCGGACTGCACGGATGACCACCACAGCGACCCCTCAGGAGAAGCACGTGACGAGCGGAGCCACCGTCTGGCTCACCGGCCTGCCCAGCGCTGGCAAGACCACGATCGCGTACGAGCTGGCCGGCCGCCTGCGCGAGGAGGGCCACCTCGTCGAGGTGCTCGACGGCGACGAGATCCGCGAGTTCATCTCCGCCGGCCTCGGCTTCTCCCGCGAGGACCGGCAC
Proteins encoded in this window:
- a CDS encoding phosphoadenylyl-sulfate reductase, with protein sequence MTTAQETRRTEELKALAERAGRDLEDASALEILRWAAETFGKRFCVTSSMEDAVVAHLASRAMPGVDVVFLDTGYHFEETIGTRDAVEAVMDVNVITLTPVQTVAEQDAEYGPKLHDRDPDLCCFLRKVKPLEQGLTNYDAWATGLRRDESPTRANTPVVAWDDKRQKVKISPIARWSQDDVDAYVTEHGVLTNPLLMDGYTSVGCAPCTRRVLAGEDARAGRWAGRAKTECGLHG